The Candidatus Eremiobacteraceae bacterium region GAAAGGGCACGACTGGTTTGGCCACGACCCCCAACGCGCAGCCGGATTCGCTCATCACGCCGCCGCTGTCCACCAAGCGCAGCCACTATGCGTTTATCTATCTTTCGGCCGGCTTCATCATCTTGTCGGCTACCGCGCATTTCATCATGGGCGCCGCTGGCGAGCGTTTCTTCCCGCAGTTCAAAGAACAAGCGACGCCGCCGCCACAAAAAGTCACGGTCCAAACACTGATCAAGCCGCCGCCGACGACCAAACCGACCCCGCCGCCGACACCCACGCCGCTGCCGACGCCTACTCCGCCGCCGTCCCAGAGCACGCCGCCGCCCGCGCACCTCAAGATGAACGTCATCAAAACGCACAACGAAGGTGGCACAGGCCCAGCCGAAGTGGCGTATACATCGGCGCCGCACGGCGACGAGAACGGCGTGCCGCAAGGGCCGCCGACCACGGCCCCAGCCGCGCCCGCCGCCGAGCCGGCAAGGCCGCAGGAGCCGGTCGGCATCACGGACGCGGAGTACAAGTACAAGGCGCCGGTGGACTACCCTGAACCTGCTAGGCAGCAGAGCACCCAGGGCACCGCCATCGTGCTGGTCACGATCGGCACGAGCGGAGAGCTAGTGGCCGTCAAGATCTATCGGTCGTCGGGCAGCCCGCTGCTCGATAACGCGGCCCTCAGGGCCGCGCGAGCGAGCCTCTTCAAACCGCCGTCCGTGCAAACCGACTACTTGCTCGAATACGTCTTCCAGCTCGAATAGGCGAGTCTAAGCGCTGCCACCGGAGCGGTGTCGATCAGTGATGTGGCCGCAAGGCTTGCGGCAGAGTGCTGCTCGCGCGTGAGGTGGGACCGAAGCGTTTGAGCGCGCGAGCCTTGGCCCGCGCGGCTTCCTCGTGCCGATTCTTAGGCGGTGCGGTCGTCTCGAGCGAGCGAAGTAGACGAGTCGAGGCGCGGGCTATCTCATCGACGGCAGCGTCGAAGGCGACCTCGTTTGCTTTGGAAGGTTTCGTGAAACCGCTGATTTTTCTTACGAACTGAAGCGAAGCCGACCTGACGTCACCTGCGCTCACTGGCGGCTCGAAGTTGAAAAGTGTCTTTATGTTTCTACACATCGTCACAATGCCTCGGTGGGACGATTTGATTTGTGCAACGTCAAAACCTACTCGACCGCTCGTTCTCTATTTTCCCCCTCGATTGGTCGGCGCGGCCGATCGAATTGCATAGGGAGACTGCCAGCGCGGTCGCAGTTATTGAACAGACGGTTGGTCGTACGATGACGCGTGATAACACGAACCTCACGCCTTCATGGTTGCACTGAGGTACGGAACACCCGCACGTCATAGTTGATCGGTTGACTTCCGAGAATCCACATAGCGAGTTTCACGGAAACACTCTGGCCCGGCTGCAGCGTCAGACCGTCCGGTAGCTTCAAGGAGAAGTATGGCGAGCCGAGCGGTTCAATAACCTTTGTCCTGCCTCCGCCGGTGACCACCGTCTTTGATGGAAGATTGGAGATCACGACGTAAAGCGACCCTGGCAAGGGGATCGAAGAAGCGTTGATAACGCGCAGCGTTTGTCCATACGTGCTCGTCAGCGCATTGAAGGGTGTGATTTGCGCCGTCAGACGGTCAATTCTCACTTGCGGGGTGACTTCGATCGGTGGAAGTGGATGCTGCGGATCCTCGACCCAGAAACTTGCAAAGGCCTTGCGGCCTGCGTTGACCACACTGACGATGGCGATGCCGAAGCCGGTCGCCCGAACATTCCCATCCGCACTGACTCTTACAATGCCCGTATCGCTCGAGCGGTAGGCCGTCCCGGTCGTAGACGAAGTCAAGTCGCGCTCAATCCCATTGGAGTACATGCCCTGCACGTAAATGTTTTCGGTTGCGCCTGGCGCCCTCATCATGAACGTTGCTTGGGTCAGAGATATGCGCTCCGGCGCGTTCGAAGAACGTACGATGATCGTGACGGATTGGCCCTCGACAGGTGTCTGGTCGGTACCGATGACCGCTGGCGAGATCGTCAGCGGGCCCGCGAAAGACTCGGGAATCTTGAAGCTGGCCTGGAATGTCGAGCCGTTGTAATTGGTCCCTTGCAGTATGCCGACACCCGGTGCGCCGACACCGACGTAGCCCGCCGCCGCGGGGATCTGCGTTGTGACGGTGATTACGACGGTATCTCCGGGAGCGAATACTTGCCCGGCTTGCGGCGATGTGATTTGCACTCGGGAATCGACTCGCGCCGCGGCCAGCGCAGGCGCGGTGAGCGCTAGTCCGGTAAGCGCAAGCAGGCACAGCGATACGAAGTGCCTCATGATGAGACGCTCATTTCGACGAGCCTGAAACTCGTACATCTTCTATTCGCGAGTGAAGCCAAAGGTCCAGTCCAGGGCGGGCGGACCGGCGCCGCGAAGCGGGGGCTTGCCATGAAGCAGCGTTTCATCCTTGCGTTTGCGTTATTGCTCGCCGGCTGTCTTGCGTTTGTGCGAGCGACGCCATCCGACGCGCAGCCTCCAGATATCGACCTCATGACGATCCACGTGCGCATGGAGGCCGTCATCCTATCGGATGACAACGGCGCCAACCCGAAGGGCGTGCTTAGCCTCAAGCAACTCAAACAATGGATCGACAACGAGAACGAGTCGCTGCGCGCTTCGAACGCGCACATCGTCGTCGACTTCGACGCGGCGCACGATCTCGATCGCGTGAAGAACTCCACCATCAATCACCTCGCTCATAACAACGACCGCGTGGCCTCACGGCAGGCTGCGCGCTACCCGGGCAAGATGGTCGTCTTTTTCCGAGCGTACGGTCCGGCGGGCTCGGGTATCGGCGTGACGGGCAACGGCTACACCGCCTACAACGCATACGTGCCGGTCGGCAGCATCGGGTGCAGCGGCAGTACGACGACGGATTGCAGCGCGAGCTATACGGTCATGCCTTCGGTCTACTGCGGCACGACCGTGGCGACCGATCCGGTCGATTCCAAACATCCGAATCCACCGATCGCCTCCGACGGCTCCGGATGCACTTATGCCCCGTCATCGTGGTACGTGTACCAGAACTTCAGTCAACTCTCGCACGAGGTCGGCCACTACTTCGGATTGCCGCACACATTTCCGGGCACGTACGACTTCTTATCGACGCCCGCGGCCTTGCAAAGCTGGTACGATGGAAACCCGCGCTCGGGCACGACTCGGTCGATCAAGATCTACGACGGCGACTCGCCGGCCGGCCCGCTGATCTCCGATGGAACGAATCTCACCAGCGGCTGGACGTTTACGGTCACCGACACGCCACCCGATGCGGGCGCCCATCTCTTCAACGACAACAACATCGGCTTTTGCCACCCTCCGACGGGCAAAACGCTCAGCGATGGCAGCGGCGCGACGATCGTGTTCAACGGACCCAGCTACACGCTGCACGCACTATTCAGCGGCAAACCGGTTTCGCTCACGTTTCGGCCCGATAAGGACGACGTGATGAGCTACTTCGTGTGCCGCAAGCCGATGCTGTTCACGCGGAGCCAAGTGGCGACCATGCGCCACAACCTGATGCAGGATCCGCAACGCAGCTATCTCTTGTGCACGAATCCGCAGGACGTCGATTTAAAGCCCTATATGAACTGCCCGACGGCCGTTCCCCACTTCGTCTATCCACATCCGCGGACCGGCCCCACTGTCAAACCGGGTGGTCCAATCACGCAGTTCTGAAGTCGAGGTCTCTTGCCGTGATCCACATATCCAT contains the following coding sequences:
- a CDS encoding TonB family protein, with the translated sequence MATTPNAQPDSLITPPLSTKRSHYAFIYLSAGFIILSATAHFIMGAAGERFFPQFKEQATPPPQKVTVQTLIKPPPTTKPTPPPTPTPLPTPTPPPSQSTPPPAHLKMNVIKTHNEGGTGPAEVAYTSAPHGDENGVPQGPPTTAPAAPAAEPARPQEPVGITDAEYKYKAPVDYPEPARQQSTQGTAIVLVTIGTSGELVAVKIYRSSGSPLLDNAALRAARASLFKPPSVQTDYLLEYVFQLE